Proteins from one Buchnera aphidicola (Cinara laricifoliae) genomic window:
- the mutY gene encoding A/G-specific adenine glycosylase, with translation MLFSQKILNWYHIFGRKNLPWQKKNIYLIWISEIMLQRTQVKTVIPYFKKFKKNFPTLKSLAYANINEILYLWSGLGYYQRAHNIHKTAIIIQKTHNGIFPKNINEVKKLPGIGPSTAGAILSFAYNFIYAVLDSNVKRILIRYHAININYKTKNQLDKILWKLINQYIPIHQSRKFNQAMMDIGSIICTNKNPSCSICPLHNTCKYYIHKINFKELVHKKKNRIGILFSIIKYKNMYLLKQQNRISIWKSLFYFPITFFSISKKKYEKFKKKINNLNTIINPFIHYASNVQLYIYSHTIIIKKKKIIKNINQKKIWYDILKERKIGIPAPVKKILTLLKTKLIKKNMKKNNIRIIFCSFLRKNAEGLDYPFFTGKTGKKIYEEISKEAWCHWLKEQTKIINEKKLNMFIKKDRKYIKNKMKKFFFDKIQN, from the coding sequence ATGCTATTTTCGCAAAAAATATTAAACTGGTACCATATTTTTGGAAGAAAAAATTTACCTTGGCAAAAAAAAAACATATATCTTATTTGGATATCTGAAATTATGTTACAGAGAACACAAGTTAAAACAGTAATCCCATATTTCAAAAAATTTAAAAAAAATTTTCCTACTCTTAAATCATTAGCATATGCTAATATAAATGAAATTTTATATTTATGGAGCGGTTTAGGTTATTATCAAAGAGCTCATAATATACATAAAACCGCTATTATTATTCAAAAAACACATAATGGAATTTTTCCAAAAAATATCAATGAAGTAAAAAAATTACCTGGAATAGGTCCATCCACAGCAGGAGCGATTTTATCATTTGCATACAATTTTATATATGCTGTTTTAGACAGTAATGTAAAACGCATATTAATACGATACCATGCTATTAATATAAATTATAAAACAAAAAACCAATTAGATAAAATATTATGGAAATTAATTAATCAATATATTCCTATTCATCAATCTAGAAAATTCAATCAAGCTATGATGGATATCGGTTCAATCATTTGTACTAATAAAAATCCTAGTTGCTCTATATGTCCTTTACATAATACTTGTAAATATTATATTCATAAAATAAATTTTAAAGAACTTGTACATAAAAAAAAAAATAGAATTGGTATCTTGTTTTCTATTATAAAATATAAAAATATGTATTTGTTAAAACAACAAAATCGAATTTCTATTTGGAAAAGTCTGTTTTATTTTCCTATAACATTTTTCTCAATATCTAAAAAAAAATATGAAAAATTTAAAAAAAAAATAAATAATTTAAATACAATAATTAATCCATTTATACATTACGCTAGTAATGTACAACTATATATTTATTCACACACTATAATAATTAAAAAAAAAAAAATAATAAAAAATATCAATCAAAAGAAAATATGGTATGATATTTTAAAAGAAAGAAAAATTGGTATTCCTGCTCCAGTAAAAAAAATATTAACTCTATTAAAAACAAAATTAATCAAAAAAAATATGAAAAAAAATAATATACGTATAATTTTTTGTTCTTTTTTAAGAAAAAACGCAGAAGGTCTTGATTATCCGTTTTTTACAGGTAAAACGGGTAAAAAAATTTATGAGGAAATTTCTAAAGAAGCATGGTGTCATTGGTTAAAAGAACAAACAAAAATTATTAATGAAAAAAAATTGAATATGTTTATAAAAAAAGATAGAAAATATATAAAAAATAAAATGAAAAAATTTTTTTTCGACAAAATACAAAATTAA
- the sbcB gene encoding exodeoxyribonuclease I, protein MLMQNNTTDIVINKSFIFYDYETFGLNISLDKVAQFCSIETDNDFKFIRKKTILFCYPPIDYLPDPNSILITKILPQYTQQYGLNEYCFTKKIYDIFSQKNSCIIGYNNINFDNLITRNIFYRNLLDPYEWSWKNGNFSWDVLNIVRAFYIFYPKTMLWYRKINGTVSFKLSDITSINNIIHINAHDAYSDVMATFLIVQFLYKKNKKFFLFLYKISHKKFILNFISQNYNKPFFYLSSFFGSKNNNFGCIMILGMHPKFNNNLIIINLSINFKKIFHLYSYCVRDKLKIHQLFDCGIQVVCINKSPLFFSYNSLSKQDCKRLNINYSRCQKNFFLLKNNTLLKNWILSFFLKSEKNEVDDNVDLMLYKNFFNSSDKMLFSFIHSHVPLQWINWYPEFIDTRIKEIFFRLKARNFIKLLNFNEIKRWQLYCKHKINSTYIKKYIRKIRFLQLKHRLDKKNFFLLEQLIIYVNQIIYIINNLS, encoded by the coding sequence ATGTTAATGCAAAATAATACCACTGATATTGTTATAAATAAATCTTTTATTTTCTATGATTATGAAACTTTCGGATTAAATATATCTTTAGATAAAGTTGCTCAATTTTGTAGTATAGAAACAGATAATGATTTTAAATTTATTCGTAAAAAAACAATTTTGTTTTGCTACCCTCCTATAGATTATTTGCCAGATCCTAATTCTATTTTAATTACTAAAATATTACCTCAATATACGCAACAGTATGGTTTAAATGAATATTGTTTTACTAAAAAAATTTATGATATTTTTTCACAAAAAAATTCCTGTATTATAGGATATAATAATATTAATTTTGATAATTTAATAACTCGTAATATTTTTTATAGAAATTTATTAGATCCATATGAATGGAGTTGGAAAAATGGTAATTTTAGTTGGGATGTTTTGAATATTGTACGTGCTTTTTATATTTTTTATCCTAAAACTATGTTATGGTATCGTAAAATTAATGGTACTGTTAGTTTTAAATTATCTGATATAACATCAATTAATAATATTATACATATTAATGCTCATGATGCATATTCTGATGTTATGGCTACTTTTTTAATAGTACAATTTTTATATAAAAAGAATAAAAAATTTTTTTTATTTTTATATAAAATATCTCATAAAAAATTTATATTAAATTTTATTTCTCAGAATTATAATAAACCTTTTTTTTATTTATCTAGTTTTTTTGGATCTAAAAACAATAATTTTGGTTGTATAATGATTTTAGGTATGCATCCAAAATTTAATAATAATTTAATTATTATTAATTTATCGATAAATTTTAAGAAAATATTTCATCTATATTCATATTGTGTTCGTGATAAATTAAAGATTCATCAATTATTTGATTGTGGAATACAAGTTGTATGTATAAATAAATCTCCTCTATTTTTTTCATATAATTCACTTTCTAAACAAGATTGCAAAAGATTAAATATAAATTATTCAAGATGTCAAAAAAATTTTTTTTTATTAAAAAATAATACATTATTAAAAAATTGGATTTTATCTTTTTTTTTAAAAAGTGAAAAAAATGAAGTAGATGATAATGTAGATTTAATGTTATATAAAAATTTTTTTAATTCTTCAGATAAAATGTTATTTTCTTTTATTCATTCTCATGTACCATTACAATGGATAAATTGGTATCCTGAATTTATTGATACGAGAATTAAAGAAATTTTTTTTCGTTTAAAAGCAAGAAATTTTATAAAATTATTAAATTTTAATGAAATTAAACGATGGCAATTATATTGTAAACATAAAATTAATTCTACTTATATTAAAAAATATATAAGAAAAATTAGATTTTTGCAATTAAAACATCGTTTAGATAAAAAAAATTTTTTTTTATTAGAGCAATTAATAATTTATGTTAATCAGATTATTTATATAATAAATAATTTGAGTTAA
- the rplI gene encoding 50S ribosomal protein L9 yields MKVILINSIDKLGQKGQLISVKNGYARNYLIPMKKALLATSENIKIFEQTRIFAEKKESEKINQIMNRINDLKLIGSVVFFMKSSKKNKIFGSIGVKDIINNLLLMGIFVKKHEIKLPQGLLRYLGIHQVIFNPYKNISTEIQVSILSK; encoded by the coding sequence ATGAAAGTTATTTTAATTAATTCTATAGACAAATTAGGTCAAAAAGGTCAATTAATTTCTGTAAAAAACGGATATGCTAGAAATTATTTAATACCTATGAAAAAAGCATTGTTAGCTACTTCTGAAAATATTAAAATTTTTGAACAAACTAGAATATTTGCTGAAAAAAAAGAATCTGAAAAAATAAATCAAATTATGAATAGAATTAATGATCTTAAATTAATTGGTTCTGTTGTTTTTTTTATGAAATCGAGTAAGAAAAATAAAATTTTTGGTTCAATTGGCGTTAAAGATATTATAAATAATTTATTATTAATGGGTATTTTTGTTAAAAAACATGAAATTAAATTACCTCAAGGGTTATTACGGTATTTAGGCATTCATCAAGTTATTTTTAATCCGTATAAAAATATTTCTACTGAAATTCAGGTTTCAATTTTATCAAAATAA
- the rpsR gene encoding 30S ribosomal protein S18, which translates to MVRYFRRRKFCRFTAEGVKQIDYKDIVTLKNYVTESGKIVPSRITGTKARYQRQLARAIKRARFIGLMPYTDQHQ; encoded by the coding sequence ATGGTACGTTATTTTCGTCGTAGAAAATTCTGTCGTTTTACAGCAGAAGGAGTAAAGCAGATAGATTATAAAGATATAGTTACATTAAAGAATTACGTTACTGAAAGTGGAAAAATTGTCCCTAGTCGTATTACAGGAACAAAAGCAAGATATCAAAGACAATTAGCTCGTGCAATTAAAAGAGCTCGTTTTATTGGTTTAATGCCATATACTGATCAGCATCAGTAA
- the rpsF gene encoding 30S ribosomal protein S6: MRHYEIILMVHPDKSDKISHIIEFYSNMIKSKKGVIHRLEDWGQRSLSYTINKLKKAHYVLMNIEISIQYMQDLENDFKFNINIIRYLILLCNEAFKEKSPMLQTQEYIKKESISIKNNQNQVIIK, translated from the coding sequence GTGCGTCATTATGAAATAATATTAATGGTTCATCCTGATAAAAGTGATAAAATTTCACATATTATTGAATTTTATTCAAATATGATAAAATCTAAAAAAGGAGTTATACATCGTTTAGAAGATTGGGGGCAACGTTCTTTATCATATACTATTAATAAGTTAAAAAAAGCTCATTATGTCCTTATGAATATTGAAATTTCTATTCAATATATGCAAGATTTAGAAAATGATTTTAAATTTAATATAAATATTATTCGTTACCTTATTCTTTTATGTAATGAAGCTTTTAAAGAAAAGTCACCTATGTTACAAACACAGGAATACATTAAAAAAGAATCAATATCTATTAAAAATAATCAAAATCAAGTTATTATTAAATAA
- the miaA gene encoding tRNA (adenosine(37)-N6)-dimethylallyltransferase MiaA produces the protein MNNQSVVLFLMGPTAIGKSELSLKIKKKFPKIELLSVDSKLIYQGLDIGTDKPIEKDLQKNFYRLVNIIKPQNIYSVIDFYKDATQEIKNILKSGKIPLLVGGTMFYFKILLNGFASLPPSNSLIRNYIYKNICLEQKTKLFDILKTIDPISSKKIHINDIQRVLRAVEIFFVSGGQPRSRLIQSVHKKLPYRIFQFGLIPYNKTILYTKIVRRFHYMLDCGLEEEVRNLYKNKNLNLSLPSINSIGYKQMWLYIQNKCSYQEMIDNTIKSTLQLVKHQLTWLNKWKNITLIYDNQKDLLIQSIQKILQNKI, from the coding sequence ATGAATAATCAATCAGTTGTATTATTTTTAATGGGTCCTACCGCAATTGGTAAAAGTGAATTATCTCTAAAGATAAAAAAAAAATTTCCTAAAATAGAATTACTGAGTGTAGATTCTAAATTAATATATCAAGGATTAGATATTGGAACAGATAAACCTATTGAAAAAGATTTACAAAAAAATTTTTATCGATTAGTTAATATTATAAAACCTCAGAATATTTATTCTGTTATAGATTTTTATAAGGATGCTACTCAAGAAATAAAAAATATTTTAAAATCTGGAAAAATTCCTTTATTAGTAGGTGGCACAATGTTTTATTTTAAAATATTATTAAATGGATTTGCCTCCCTACCTCCATCTAATTCTTTAATAAGAAATTATATATATAAAAATATTTGTCTAGAACAAAAAACAAAATTATTTGATATTTTAAAAACAATAGATCCAATTTCTAGTAAAAAAATTCATATAAATGATATACAAAGAGTTTTACGGGCTGTTGAAATATTCTTTGTTTCAGGCGGTCAACCGAGAAGTCGATTAATTCAATCAGTTCATAAAAAATTACCATATCGAATATTTCAGTTTGGTTTGATTCCTTACAATAAAACCATTTTATATACTAAAATAGTACGAAGATTTCATTATATGTTAGATTGCGGGCTTGAAGAAGAAGTACGTAATTTATATAAAAATAAAAACTTAAATCTTTCTTTGCCCTCTATAAATAGTATAGGTTATAAGCAGATGTGGTTATATATACAAAATAAATGTTCATATCAAGAGATGATTGATAATACAATTAAATCTACTTTGCAATTAGTTAAACATCAATTGACCTGGTTAAATAAATGGAAAAATATTACATTAATATATGATAATCAGAAAGATTTATTAATTCAAAGTATTCAAAAAATATTACAAAATAAAATTTAA
- the pgi gene encoding glucose-6-phosphate isomerase, translated as MKNINPTQTFTWQQLKNHFIDIKDVHIKDFFNTDQNRFSDYSLFFEDEIFVDFSKNRINRETLRLLLMLAQECDLSHAIKNMFLGYKINKTENRSVLHTALRNQLNNNIIIDNTNVSIMIKKELKKIKIFSDSIIDGNWKGYTGKNISDVVNVGIGGSHLGPYMVTESLKFYKNHLNIHYISNIDGTEVTEILKKVNLETTIFLIASKSFTTMETLSNATYLKNWCLLHTKYKEYLSIHFFALCENVTAALNFGICYQNIFKFWKWVGGRYSLWSASGLSIVLSIGFKNFESLLYGSYMMDQHFLYQELPYNIPVILALISIWYTNFFNVETEAIFPYDSYMHAFPAYLQQSYMESNGKSIDRNGNLISWKTSPIIWGSSGTNSQHSFFQLLHQGTVLVPCDFIVPVISHNPIGSHHKKLLSNFLAQTQSLAFGDNIDINSKIILNGIANENKISHKYCPGNKPSNSIMLKKITPYSLGALIALYEHKIFVQGVILNIFSFDQWGVELGKLGANNIFNDFFNNNTNNKYDGSTKGLIQLYKKWNKI; from the coding sequence ATGAAAAATATTAATCCAACTCAAACATTTACTTGGCAACAGTTAAAAAATCATTTTATTGATATTAAAGATGTTCATATAAAAGATTTTTTTAATACAGATCAAAATAGGTTTTCTGATTATTCCCTTTTTTTTGAAGATGAAATTTTTGTAGATTTTTCTAAAAATCGTATAAATCGTGAAACTTTGCGATTATTACTTATGCTTGCTCAAGAGTGTGATTTAAGTCATGCTATAAAAAATATGTTTTTAGGTTATAAAATAAATAAAACAGAAAATAGATCAGTTTTACATACAGCATTACGTAATCAATTGAATAATAATATTATTATTGATAATACCAATGTTTCAATTATGATTAAAAAAGAATTAAAAAAAATAAAAATTTTTTCTGATTCTATTATTGATGGTAATTGGAAAGGATATACTGGTAAAAATATATCTGATGTTGTTAATGTGGGAATTGGTGGCTCACATTTAGGCCCTTATATGGTTACTGAGTCTTTAAAATTTTATAAAAATCATCTAAATATTCATTATATTTCTAATATTGATGGAACTGAAGTTACAGAAATATTAAAAAAAGTTAATTTAGAAACTACAATTTTTCTTATTGCCTCTAAATCATTTACTACAATGGAAACCCTTAGTAATGCTACTTATTTAAAAAATTGGTGTCTTTTACATACAAAATATAAAGAGTATCTTTCTATACATTTTTTTGCATTATGTGAAAATGTTACTGCAGCTTTAAATTTTGGTATTTGTTATCAGAATATTTTTAAATTTTGGAAATGGGTAGGCGGTCGTTATTCTTTATGGTCTGCTTCCGGTCTATCTATTGTTTTATCTATTGGATTTAAAAATTTTGAATCATTACTATACGGATCATATATGATGGATCAACATTTTTTATATCAAGAATTACCATATAATATTCCTGTTATTTTAGCTTTAATTAGTATTTGGTATACAAATTTTTTTAATGTAGAAACTGAAGCTATATTTCCTTATGATTCATATATGCATGCATTTCCTGCATATTTACAACAAAGTTATATGGAATCTAATGGAAAATCAATAGATCGTAATGGTAATTTAATTTCTTGGAAAACTAGTCCGATTATATGGGGTTCTTCCGGTACTAATAGTCAACATTCTTTTTTTCAATTACTACATCAGGGAACAGTATTAGTACCATGTGATTTTATAGTGCCTGTTATTAGCCATAATCCTATTGGTTCTCATCATAAAAAATTATTATCAAATTTTTTAGCACAAACTCAATCTTTAGCTTTTGGTGATAATATTGATATTAATTCAAAAATAATATTGAATGGTATTGCAAATGAAAATAAAATTTCACATAAGTATTGTCCAGGTAATAAACCAAGTAATTCTATTATGTTAAAAAAAATTACCCCTTATTCTCTAGGTGCTTTAATAGCTTTATATGAACATAAAATATTTGTACAAGGAGTTATATTAAATATATTTAGTTTTGATCAATGGGGTGTAGAGTTAGGAAAATTAGGAGCAAATAATATATTTAATGATTTTTTTAATAATAATACTAATAATAAATATGATGGTTCTACAAAAGGATTAATACAGTTATATAAAAAATGGAATAAAATTTAA
- the orn gene encoding oligoribonuclease: MKKKNERLIWIDLEMTGLNPRIHKIIEISTIITDKYLNIIEIGPNIIIFQNQYDLKKMSHETFNIHQNNGLIKNVKISQENENSAEEKTLLFLKTQIKKKISPMCGNSISTDRNFLSNYMPKLESYFHYRNLDVSSINELVKRWMPNISNKIKKKNEHRAQKDLIESIQELMIYRKKIFFI, translated from the coding sequence ATGAAAAAAAAAAATGAAAGATTAATTTGGATTGATTTAGAAATGACTGGATTAAATCCTAGAATTCACAAAATAATTGAAATTTCTACTATAATTACAGATAAATATTTAAACATTATTGAAATAGGACCAAATATTATTATTTTTCAAAATCAATACGATTTAAAAAAAATGAGTCATGAAACATTCAATATACATCAAAATAACGGATTAATTAAGAATGTAAAAATTAGTCAAGAAAACGAAAATAGCGCAGAAGAAAAAACTTTATTATTTTTAAAAACACAAATTAAAAAAAAAATATCTCCTATGTGTGGAAACAGTATATCTACTGATAGAAATTTTTTATCCAATTATATGCCAAAACTAGAATCATATTTTCATTATAGAAATTTAGATGTTAGCTCAATCAATGAATTAGTAAAAAGATGGATGCCAAATATATCAAACAAAATAAAAAAAAAAAATGAACATCGTGCGCAAAAAGATTTAATTGAATCAATACAAGAATTGATGATATATAGAAAAAAAATATTTTTTATATAA
- the rpmE gene encoding 50S ribosomal protein L31 translates to MKKNVHPKYKQIFAICSCGYKIPVFSTINHDMLLDVCSQCHPFYTGKQRNMNTKGRIQRFQKRFNLSEI, encoded by the coding sequence ATGAAAAAAAATGTTCATCCAAAATATAAACAAATTTTTGCGATTTGTTCATGTGGATATAAAATTCCAGTTTTTTCTACTATAAATCATGATATGTTGCTTGATGTATGTTCACAATGTCATCCATTTTATACAGGTAAACAAAGGAATATGAACACTAAAGGACGAATACAAAGATTTCAGAAACGTTTTAATTTATCTGAAATTTAA
- the hslV gene encoding ATP-dependent protease subunit HslV — MTTILSVRVQGKVVIGGDGQATFGHTIMKSNVKKVRSIYKDQVIAGFAGGTADAFTLFELFEKKLEKYQGQLQRSAIELAKDWRTNRLLRKLEALLAVADKKNSLIITGTGDVIQPENDIIAIGSGGPFAQAAAYALINNTNLQASTIVKKALKIAANICIYTNQSFTIHEISSEK, encoded by the coding sequence ATGACTACAATATTAAGTGTTCGTGTACAAGGAAAAGTAGTAATTGGTGGAGATGGACAAGCTACTTTTGGGCATACTATTATGAAAAGTAATGTAAAAAAAGTCCGTTCTATTTATAAAGATCAAGTAATCGCAGGATTTGCTGGAGGAACAGCTGATGCCTTTACATTATTTGAATTATTTGAAAAAAAACTAGAAAAATATCAAGGACAATTACAAAGATCTGCGATTGAATTAGCTAAAGATTGGAGAACAAATCGATTATTAAGAAAATTAGAAGCTTTATTAGCGGTAGCTGATAAAAAAAACTCTCTTATTATTACTGGTACGGGAGATGTGATACAACCAGAAAATGATATTATCGCAATTGGATCAGGAGGTCCGTTTGCGCAAGCAGCAGCTTATGCATTAATTAATAATACTAATTTACAAGCATCTACAATAGTAAAAAAAGCATTAAAAATTGCAGCAAATATTTGTATATACACTAATCAATCATTCACAATACATGAGATATCTTCAGAAAAATAA
- the hslU gene encoding HslU--HslV peptidase ATPase subunit: MSDMTPRKIVQELNKHIIGQENAKRAVAIALRNRWRRMQLNSELRNEITPKNILMIGPTGIGKTEIARRLAKLANAPFIKVEATKFTEVGYVGKEVDSIIRDLTELAIKMIRTQNIEKNKKYAKKRAEERILKILIPTPNDKKWENNDSIEKPKNTIKIFKKKLRDGTLDNKEIEIQITTTPLGIEIMSPPGMEELTNQLQSLFQNLGGKKKKLRKLKIKDAMKLITEEEAAKLINLEELKTQAIHSVEQNSIVFIDEIDKICKHHSSASNSDVSREGVQRDLLPLIEGCTVSTKHGSVKTDHILFIASGAFQTSTPSDLIPELQGRLPIRVELNALTIDDFERILTEPNTSITTQYTSLIKTEGVDIIFTKKGIRKIAEAAWQINESMENIGARRLYTVLEKLMEDISFHSNEKYGQKIYIDENYVSLHLDKLIENQDLSRFIL, encoded by the coding sequence ATGTCAGATATGACTCCTCGAAAAATTGTACAAGAACTTAACAAACATATAATTGGACAAGAAAACGCTAAACGTGCTGTTGCTATAGCGTTAAGAAATCGTTGGAGAAGAATGCAATTAAATTCAGAATTACGCAACGAGATAACTCCTAAAAATATTTTAATGATTGGCCCTACTGGAATTGGAAAAACAGAAATTGCACGCCGGTTAGCTAAATTAGCTAACGCTCCTTTTATTAAAGTAGAAGCAACAAAATTTACCGAAGTAGGTTATGTAGGAAAAGAAGTAGATTCTATAATTCGTGATTTAACAGAATTAGCAATTAAAATGATTCGCACACAAAACATAGAAAAAAATAAAAAATATGCAAAAAAACGTGCAGAGGAAAGAATTTTAAAAATATTAATACCAACACCCAATGATAAAAAATGGGAAAATAATGATTCAATAGAAAAACCAAAAAATACAATTAAAATTTTTAAAAAAAAATTACGTGACGGAACACTTGATAATAAAGAAATTGAAATACAAATAACTACTACACCTCTCGGAATAGAAATTATGTCTCCTCCAGGAATGGAAGAATTAACAAATCAATTACAATCGTTATTTCAAAATTTGGGAGGAAAAAAAAAAAAATTACGTAAACTTAAAATCAAAGATGCAATGAAATTAATTACTGAAGAAGAAGCAGCTAAACTAATAAATTTAGAAGAATTAAAAACACAAGCAATACACTCAGTAGAACAAAACAGTATTGTATTTATCGATGAAATTGATAAAATTTGCAAACATCATTCTTCTGCATCAAATTCTGATGTATCTCGAGAAGGAGTACAAAGAGATCTATTGCCTCTAATTGAAGGATGTACTGTATCTACAAAACATGGCTCAGTTAAAACAGATCATATCTTATTTATAGCATCTGGAGCATTTCAAACATCCACTCCTTCTGATTTAATTCCTGAATTACAAGGAAGGTTACCTATACGAGTAGAACTAAATGCATTGACAATAGATGACTTTGAAAGAATTTTAACTGAACCAAATACATCAATTACCACTCAATATACATCCTTAATAAAAACTGAGGGAGTAGATATTATTTTTACAAAAAAAGGAATTCGTAAGATAGCTGAAGCAGCATGGCAAATCAATGAATCTATGGAGAATATCGGAGCCCGAAGATTATATACAGTATTAGAAAAATTAATGGAAGATATCTCATTTCACTCTAATGAAAAATATGGTCAAAAAATTTATATTGATGAAAATTATGTAAGTCTACATCTAGATAAACTAATAGAAAATCAAGATTTAAGTCGATTTATTTTATAA
- the zapB gene encoding cell division protein ZapB, translated as MVLEVFSDLEIKVQKSVDYISLLKLEINNLKLKNQSLKEKLKNIYSLKERIEEKNILIQEERMKWKRKIKSLLEQINNLE; from the coding sequence ATGGTTTTAGAGGTATTTTCTGATTTAGAAATAAAAGTACAAAAATCTGTAGATTATATTTCATTATTAAAATTAGAAATAAATAATTTAAAATTGAAAAATCAAAGTTTAAAAGAAAAATTAAAAAATATTTATTCTTTAAAAGAACGTATAGAAGAAAAAAATATTTTGATACAAGAAGAAAGAATGAAATGGAAACGTAAAATAAAATCTTTATTAGAACAAATTAATAATTTAGAGTAA
- a CDS encoding ferredoxin--NADP reductase — protein sequence MNKWLKIHLIELKKWKNNLFTLVIQAPINSFIAGQFTKLSYINSKKQRIQRAYSFINPPNNKNLEFYILLIQKGKLTPQLYDIYNHDIFIAKNSFGFFTIEELPSKENIWMIATGTALGPYCSILQYENVLKKFNKIILIYAVKYSVDLNYLSLFKKIKKIYKDKIIIKIILSQEKNKKYLHGRIPDLINSGKLEKSIHEPLNADTSHVMLCGNPNMIQDTQKILFSLKNMKKHFRRNPGHITSENYW from the coding sequence ATGAATAAATGGTTAAAAATACATTTAATAGAATTAAAAAAATGGAAAAATAATTTATTTACATTAGTTATACAAGCTCCTATTAATTCATTTATTGCTGGTCAATTTACAAAATTATCATACATAAATTCAAAAAAACAAAGAATACAAAGAGCTTATTCATTCATAAATCCACCAAATAATAAAAATTTAGAATTTTATATTTTATTAATTCAAAAAGGAAAATTAACACCACAATTATATGATATATATAATCATGATATTTTTATTGCAAAAAATTCGTTTGGTTTTTTTACTATAGAAGAATTACCGAGTAAAGAAAATATTTGGATGATTGCAACTGGAACAGCATTAGGCCCTTACTGTTCTATTTTACAATATGAAAATGTTTTAAAAAAATTTAATAAAATAATTTTAATATATGCAGTAAAATACAGTGTAGATTTAAATTATTTAAGTTTATTTAAAAAAATAAAAAAAATATATAAGGATAAAATTATTATCAAAATAATATTAAGTCAAGAAAAAAATAAAAAATATTTACATGGACGAATACCCGATTTAATTAATTCAGGAAAATTAGAAAAATCTATTCATGAACCATTGAACGCAGATACATCACATGTAATGTTATGTGGAAATCCTAATATGATTCAAGATACACAAAAAATATTATTTTCATTAAAAAATATGAAAAAACATTTTCGAAGAAATCCAGGACACATTACTAGTGAAAATTATTGGTAA
- the cyaY gene encoding iron donor protein CyaY → MRDLLFFKRFKKTLLMIEKIINQNDEKIDIDYFLSNNMMTIIFKNKKKVIITSQVYLHQLWIATSIQGYHLIYDNYTWTCIRTKKNIKNILKKEFFIQTNCTIDFILLKIIK, encoded by the coding sequence ATGCGTGATTTATTATTTTTTAAAAGATTTAAAAAAACATTATTAATGATAGAAAAAATTATAAATCAAAATGATGAAAAAATAGATATAGATTATTTTTTATCAAATAATATGATGACTATCATATTTAAAAACAAAAAAAAAGTAATTATTACTTCTCAAGTATATTTACATCAATTATGGATAGCTACCTCTATTCAAGGATATCATCTAATATATGATAATTATACCTGGACATGTATACGTACAAAAAAAAATATTAAAAATATTTTAAAAAAAGAATTTTTTATACAAACTAATTGTACAATAGATTTTATCTTATTAAAAATAATAAAATAA